One Xiphophorus maculatus strain JP 163 A chromosome 10, X_maculatus-5.0-male, whole genome shotgun sequence genomic region harbors:
- the psmc5 gene encoding 26S proteasome regulatory subunit 8, which produces MEVDGTDQMETGEFKGGSGLRQYYLSKIEELQLTVNDKSQNLRRLQAQRNELNAKVRLLREELQLLQEQGSYVGEVVRVMDKKKVLVKVHPEGKFVVDVDKNIDINDVTPNCRVALRNDSYTLHKILPNKVDPLVSLMMVEKVPDSTYEMIGGLDKQIKEIKEVIELPVKHPELFEALGIAQPKGVLLYGPPGTGKTLLARAVAHHTDCTFIRVSGSELVQKFIGEGARMVRELFVMAREHAPSIIFMDEIDSIGSSRLEGGSGGDSEVQRTMLELLNQLDGFEATKNIKVIMATNRIDILDSALLRPGRIDRKIEFPPPNEEARLDILKIHSRKMNLTRGINLRKIAELMPGASGAEVKGVCTEAGMYALRERRVHVTQEDFEMAVAKVMQKDSEKNMSIKKLWK; this is translated from the exons ATGGAGGTAGACGGAACCGATCAA ATGGAGACAGGGGAGTTTAAAGGTGGGTCAGGTCTCCGGCAGTACTACTTATCGAAGATAGAAGAGCTACAG CTGACGGTGAACGATAAGAGCCAGAATCTGAGACGTCTGCAGGCGCAAAGGAATGAACTCAATGCCAAag TGCGTCTGCTCCgtgaggagctgcagctgctgcaggagcaggGATCCTACGTGGGGGAAGTGGTTCGGGTTATGGACAAAAAGAAAGTGCTGGTGAAG GTGCATCCTGAGGGGAAATTTGTTGTGGATGTGGACAAGAACATTGACATCAATGAT GTAACTCCAAATTGCCGCGTGGCTTTGCGTAACGACAGCTATACCCTACACAAGATCCTGCCCAACAAAGTGGACCCTCTGGTTTCCCTGATGATGGTGGAGAAGGTTCCGGACTCCACCTATGAAATGATTGGTGGGCTGGACAAACAGATCAAGGAGATCAAAGAAGTCATAGAGCTGCCGGTGAAGCACCCAGAGCTGTTTGAGGCTTTGGGAATCGCACAGCCAAAG GGTGTGCTGCTGTACGGACCACCAGGAACTGGGAAGACTCTGCTAGCCAGAGCGGTAGCCCACCACACTGACTGCACCTTCATCAGGGTCTCCGGCTCTGAACTGGTCCAGAAATTCATCGGAGAGG GCGCTCGCATGGTGCGTGAGCTGTTCGTTATGGCGAGGGAACACGCCCCCTCCATCATTTTCATGGACGAGATCGACTCCATCGGCTCGTCCCGCCTGGAGGGCGGCTCGGGTGGAGACAGCGAGGTGCAGAGGACGATGCTGGAGCTGCTCAACCAGCTGGACGGGTTCGAGGCCACTAAAAACATCAAG GTCATCATGGCCACCAACCGTATCGACATCTTGGACTCGGCTCTGCTCAGGCCAGGAAGGATCGACAGAAAGATCGAGTTCCCTCCTCCTAACGAAGAG GCCCGTCTGGACATCCTGAAGATCCACTCCAGGAAAATGAATCTCACTCGGGGCATCAACCTGAGGAAGATCGCAGAGCTCATGCCGGGAGCCTCCGGAGCCGAGGTCAAG GGCGTCTGCACAGAGGCAGGGATGTACGCTCTGAGGGAACGGAGAGTTCACGTCACGCAGGAGGACTTTGAGATGGCCGTGGCGAAGGTGATGCAGAAAGACAGCGAGAAGAACATGTCTATCAAGAAGCTgtggaagtaa
- the LOC102224276 gene encoding MAGUK p55 subfamily member 3-like isoform X2, translating to MPIVSANTGLHETLAILTSQLHPDANHKEDLVFLRDVFSEKGIGYLMKIHERLKLYEKYSPTPVLHSASCLAEDLAEELQSGPLQDDEQELLLLLNTPHLKAVLSAHDIVAQKKFDPVLPPLPEDLDDDFEEESVKIVRLVKNKEPLGATIRRDEATGAVIVARIMRGGAADRSGLVHVGDELREVNGNLITHKRPDEISQILSQSQGSITLKIIPAVAEEDRLKESRVYLRALFDYTPFEDKATPCQEAGLPFKRGDVLQVVSQEDATWWQAKKVGDCNLRAALIPSIQFQERRLRYRMKMNSLPAPLSPKAPTYDRTEKEDCDSKSALNGKDVASLRRSFRLKKDRQGSPAETQTPDGHRTDFRIYEEVTQYLPRPGEKPRLIVLIGSLGARVTELKQKVIADNPRWFGLAVPHTTRARKTHEREGVEYHFISRAAFEVDIQNGKFIEYGEYKENLYGTSLESIHKVLSQNKVCLVDVQPEALKTLRTAEFKPYIIFVTPRFPDSQRKHFGSSSSLSGGITEEDLQEMKQSAEKMDECYGHWVDYVLVKEDPVSALVELQVALERVQTEPQWVPVCWVRR from the exons ATGCCCATCGTTTCTGCAAATACAG GGCTGCATGAGACTCTGGCCATCCTCACATCTCAGCTCCACCCTGATGCCAACCACAAGGAGGACCTGGTCTTCCTCAGAGACGTCTTCAGTGAGAAAGGCATCGGTTACCTCATGAAG ATCCACGAGCGGTTAAAGCTGTATGAGAAGTACAGCCCCACGCCGGTCCTACACAGCGCCTCCTGTCTGGCAGAGGAT CTGGCAGAAGAGCTTCAGAGTGGGCCGCTGCAGGATGACGAGCAAGAGCTGCTCCTTTTGCTGAACACACCTCACCTGAAG GCGGTGCTGTCAGCTCACGACATTGTTGCCCAGAAGAAATTTGACCCGGTTCTTCCCCCGTTGCCAGAAGATTTGGACGATGACTTTGAGGAAGAGTCTGTGAAGATCGTCCGTCTGGTTAAGAACAAAGAGCCTCTG GGAGCAACCATTCGGAGAGACGAGGCCACCGGAGCTGTAATCGTGGCCAGAATCATGCGGGGAGGGGCGGCTGACCGCAGCG GTCTGGTCCATGTAGGAGATGAACTGCGAGAGGTGAACGGAAACCTGATCACTCACAAAAGGCCTGATGAGATCAGCCAGATCCTG TCTCAGTCTCAGGGCTCCATCACTCTGAAAATCATCCCAGCTGTTGCTGAAGAAGATCGACTGAAGGAGAGCAGA GTCTACCTGCGCGCTCTGTTTGACTACACACCGTTTGAGGACAAGGCTACGCCGTGTCAAGAGGCGGGACTTCCTTTCAAGAGAGGGGATGTCCTGCAGGTCGTCAGCCAGGAGGACGCCACCTGGTGGCAAGCCAAGAAAGTGGGCGACTGCAACCTGCGTGCTGCCCTCATCCCCTCCATTCAGTTTCAGGAGAG GCGTCTGAGATACAGAATGAAGATGAATTCCCTTCCTGCTCCTCTGTCGCCCAAAGCTCCAACAT ATGATCGGACAGAGAAAG AAGACTGTGACAGTAAAAGTGCTCTGAATGGAAAGGATGTAG CCAGTTTACGCCGAAGTTTCAGGCTGAAAAAAGATCGACAGGGTTCACCGGCAGAGACCCAAACGCCAGACGGCCATCGGACGGACTTCCGGATCTATGAGGAAGTTACGCAATATTTGCCACGCCCTGGAGAAAAGCCCCGCCTTATTGTACTGATAG GTTCGCTAGGAGCTCGGGTCACGGAGCTAAAACAGAAGGTGATAGCAGATAATCCTCGATGGTTTGGTCTGGCTGTTCCTC ACACGACCCGAGCCAGAAAGACTCACGAGAGAGAAGGAGTGGAGTATCACTTCATCAGCAGGGCAGCTTTTGAGGTCGACATCCAGAATGGGAA GTTTATTGAATATGGGGAGTATAAAGAGAATCTGTACGGCACCAGCTTGGAGTCCATTCATAAAGTTCTGAGTCAGAACAAAGTCTGTTTAGTGGATGTGCAGCCAGAG GCCCTGAAGACTCTGCGAACAGCCGAGTTCAAACCATACATCATCTTCGTGACGCCTCGCTTCCCCGACAGTCAAAGAAAACACTTcggctcctcttcctctctcagcGGCGGGATCACG GAGGAGGACCTGCAGGAAATGAAGCAGTCTGCAGAGAAGATGGACGAGTGCTACGGCCATTGGGTGGATTACGTGTTGGTGAAGGAGGACCCAGTGAGTGCCTTAGTGGAGCTCCAGGTGGCGCTGGAGAGGGTGCAGACAGAGCCGCAGTGGGTTCCTGTGTGCTGGGTGAGGCGTTAG
- the LOC102224276 gene encoding MAGUK p55 subfamily member 3-like isoform X1, whose product MPIVSANTGLHETLAILTSQLHPDANHKEDLVFLRDVFSEKGIGYLMKIHERLKLYEKYSPTPVLHSASCLAEDLAEELQSGPLQDDEQELLLLLNTPHLKAVLSAHDIVAQKKFDPVLPPLPEDLDDDFEEESVKIVRLVKNKEPLGATIRRDEATGAVIVARIMRGGAADRSGLVHVGDELREVNGNLITHKRPDEISQILSQSQGSITLKIIPAVAEEDRLKESRVYLRALFDYTPFEDKATPCQEAGLPFKRGDVLQVVSQEDATWWQAKKVGDCNLRAALIPSIQFQERRLRYRMKMNSLPAPLSPKAPTYDRTEKEDCDSKSALNGKDVVSPKSKAAPAFCGQAFSWEFYSASLRRSFRLKKDRQGSPAETQTPDGHRTDFRIYEEVTQYLPRPGEKPRLIVLIGSLGARVTELKQKVIADNPRWFGLAVPHTTRARKTHEREGVEYHFISRAAFEVDIQNGKFIEYGEYKENLYGTSLESIHKVLSQNKVCLVDVQPEALKTLRTAEFKPYIIFVTPRFPDSQRKHFGSSSSLSGGITEEDLQEMKQSAEKMDECYGHWVDYVLVKEDPVSALVELQVALERVQTEPQWVPVCWVRR is encoded by the exons ATGCCCATCGTTTCTGCAAATACAG GGCTGCATGAGACTCTGGCCATCCTCACATCTCAGCTCCACCCTGATGCCAACCACAAGGAGGACCTGGTCTTCCTCAGAGACGTCTTCAGTGAGAAAGGCATCGGTTACCTCATGAAG ATCCACGAGCGGTTAAAGCTGTATGAGAAGTACAGCCCCACGCCGGTCCTACACAGCGCCTCCTGTCTGGCAGAGGAT CTGGCAGAAGAGCTTCAGAGTGGGCCGCTGCAGGATGACGAGCAAGAGCTGCTCCTTTTGCTGAACACACCTCACCTGAAG GCGGTGCTGTCAGCTCACGACATTGTTGCCCAGAAGAAATTTGACCCGGTTCTTCCCCCGTTGCCAGAAGATTTGGACGATGACTTTGAGGAAGAGTCTGTGAAGATCGTCCGTCTGGTTAAGAACAAAGAGCCTCTG GGAGCAACCATTCGGAGAGACGAGGCCACCGGAGCTGTAATCGTGGCCAGAATCATGCGGGGAGGGGCGGCTGACCGCAGCG GTCTGGTCCATGTAGGAGATGAACTGCGAGAGGTGAACGGAAACCTGATCACTCACAAAAGGCCTGATGAGATCAGCCAGATCCTG TCTCAGTCTCAGGGCTCCATCACTCTGAAAATCATCCCAGCTGTTGCTGAAGAAGATCGACTGAAGGAGAGCAGA GTCTACCTGCGCGCTCTGTTTGACTACACACCGTTTGAGGACAAGGCTACGCCGTGTCAAGAGGCGGGACTTCCTTTCAAGAGAGGGGATGTCCTGCAGGTCGTCAGCCAGGAGGACGCCACCTGGTGGCAAGCCAAGAAAGTGGGCGACTGCAACCTGCGTGCTGCCCTCATCCCCTCCATTCAGTTTCAGGAGAG GCGTCTGAGATACAGAATGAAGATGAATTCCCTTCCTGCTCCTCTGTCGCCCAAAGCTCCAACAT ATGATCGGACAGAGAAAG AAGACTGTGACAGTAAAAGTGCTCTGAATGGAAAGGATGTAG TTTCTCCCAAGAGTAAGGCAGCTCCTGCCTTCTGTGGCCAGGCTTTCTCATGGGAATTTTACTCAG CCAGTTTACGCCGAAGTTTCAGGCTGAAAAAAGATCGACAGGGTTCACCGGCAGAGACCCAAACGCCAGACGGCCATCGGACGGACTTCCGGATCTATGAGGAAGTTACGCAATATTTGCCACGCCCTGGAGAAAAGCCCCGCCTTATTGTACTGATAG GTTCGCTAGGAGCTCGGGTCACGGAGCTAAAACAGAAGGTGATAGCAGATAATCCTCGATGGTTTGGTCTGGCTGTTCCTC ACACGACCCGAGCCAGAAAGACTCACGAGAGAGAAGGAGTGGAGTATCACTTCATCAGCAGGGCAGCTTTTGAGGTCGACATCCAGAATGGGAA GTTTATTGAATATGGGGAGTATAAAGAGAATCTGTACGGCACCAGCTTGGAGTCCATTCATAAAGTTCTGAGTCAGAACAAAGTCTGTTTAGTGGATGTGCAGCCAGAG GCCCTGAAGACTCTGCGAACAGCCGAGTTCAAACCATACATCATCTTCGTGACGCCTCGCTTCCCCGACAGTCAAAGAAAACACTTcggctcctcttcctctctcagcGGCGGGATCACG GAGGAGGACCTGCAGGAAATGAAGCAGTCTGCAGAGAAGATGGACGAGTGCTACGGCCATTGGGTGGATTACGTGTTGGTGAAGGAGGACCCAGTGAGTGCCTTAGTGGAGCTCCAGGTGGCGCTGGAGAGGGTGCAGACAGAGCCGCAGTGGGTTCCTGTGTGCTGGGTGAGGCGTTAG
- the LOC102224276 gene encoding MAGUK p55 subfamily member 3-like isoform X3: MSLQIHERLKLYEKYSPTPVLHSASCLAEDLAEELQSGPLQDDEQELLLLLNTPHLKAVLSAHDIVAQKKFDPVLPPLPEDLDDDFEEESVKIVRLVKNKEPLGATIRRDEATGAVIVARIMRGGAADRSGLVHVGDELREVNGNLITHKRPDEISQILSQSQGSITLKIIPAVAEEDRLKESRVYLRALFDYTPFEDKATPCQEAGLPFKRGDVLQVVSQEDATWWQAKKVGDCNLRAALIPSIQFQERRLRYRMKMNSLPAPLSPKAPTYDRTEKEDCDSKSALNGKDVVSPKSKAAPAFCGQAFSWEFYSASLRRSFRLKKDRQGSPAETQTPDGHRTDFRIYEEVTQYLPRPGEKPRLIVLIGSLGARVTELKQKVIADNPRWFGLAVPHTTRARKTHEREGVEYHFISRAAFEVDIQNGKFIEYGEYKENLYGTSLESIHKVLSQNKVCLVDVQPEALKTLRTAEFKPYIIFVTPRFPDSQRKHFGSSSSLSGGITEEDLQEMKQSAEKMDECYGHWVDYVLVKEDPVSALVELQVALERVQTEPQWVPVCWVRR; the protein is encoded by the exons ATGTCCCTGCAGATCCACGAGCGGTTAAAGCTGTATGAGAAGTACAGCCCCACGCCGGTCCTACACAGCGCCTCCTGTCTGGCAGAGGAT CTGGCAGAAGAGCTTCAGAGTGGGCCGCTGCAGGATGACGAGCAAGAGCTGCTCCTTTTGCTGAACACACCTCACCTGAAG GCGGTGCTGTCAGCTCACGACATTGTTGCCCAGAAGAAATTTGACCCGGTTCTTCCCCCGTTGCCAGAAGATTTGGACGATGACTTTGAGGAAGAGTCTGTGAAGATCGTCCGTCTGGTTAAGAACAAAGAGCCTCTG GGAGCAACCATTCGGAGAGACGAGGCCACCGGAGCTGTAATCGTGGCCAGAATCATGCGGGGAGGGGCGGCTGACCGCAGCG GTCTGGTCCATGTAGGAGATGAACTGCGAGAGGTGAACGGAAACCTGATCACTCACAAAAGGCCTGATGAGATCAGCCAGATCCTG TCTCAGTCTCAGGGCTCCATCACTCTGAAAATCATCCCAGCTGTTGCTGAAGAAGATCGACTGAAGGAGAGCAGA GTCTACCTGCGCGCTCTGTTTGACTACACACCGTTTGAGGACAAGGCTACGCCGTGTCAAGAGGCGGGACTTCCTTTCAAGAGAGGGGATGTCCTGCAGGTCGTCAGCCAGGAGGACGCCACCTGGTGGCAAGCCAAGAAAGTGGGCGACTGCAACCTGCGTGCTGCCCTCATCCCCTCCATTCAGTTTCAGGAGAG GCGTCTGAGATACAGAATGAAGATGAATTCCCTTCCTGCTCCTCTGTCGCCCAAAGCTCCAACAT ATGATCGGACAGAGAAAG AAGACTGTGACAGTAAAAGTGCTCTGAATGGAAAGGATGTAG TTTCTCCCAAGAGTAAGGCAGCTCCTGCCTTCTGTGGCCAGGCTTTCTCATGGGAATTTTACTCAG CCAGTTTACGCCGAAGTTTCAGGCTGAAAAAAGATCGACAGGGTTCACCGGCAGAGACCCAAACGCCAGACGGCCATCGGACGGACTTCCGGATCTATGAGGAAGTTACGCAATATTTGCCACGCCCTGGAGAAAAGCCCCGCCTTATTGTACTGATAG GTTCGCTAGGAGCTCGGGTCACGGAGCTAAAACAGAAGGTGATAGCAGATAATCCTCGATGGTTTGGTCTGGCTGTTCCTC ACACGACCCGAGCCAGAAAGACTCACGAGAGAGAAGGAGTGGAGTATCACTTCATCAGCAGGGCAGCTTTTGAGGTCGACATCCAGAATGGGAA GTTTATTGAATATGGGGAGTATAAAGAGAATCTGTACGGCACCAGCTTGGAGTCCATTCATAAAGTTCTGAGTCAGAACAAAGTCTGTTTAGTGGATGTGCAGCCAGAG GCCCTGAAGACTCTGCGAACAGCCGAGTTCAAACCATACATCATCTTCGTGACGCCTCGCTTCCCCGACAGTCAAAGAAAACACTTcggctcctcttcctctctcagcGGCGGGATCACG GAGGAGGACCTGCAGGAAATGAAGCAGTCTGCAGAGAAGATGGACGAGTGCTACGGCCATTGGGTGGATTACGTGTTGGTGAAGGAGGACCCAGTGAGTGCCTTAGTGGAGCTCCAGGTGGCGCTGGAGAGGGTGCAGACAGAGCCGCAGTGGGTTCCTGTGTGCTGGGTGAGGCGTTAG